In Canis lupus familiaris isolate Mischka breed German Shepherd chromosome 23, alternate assembly UU_Cfam_GSD_1.0, whole genome shotgun sequence, the following are encoded in one genomic region:
- the C23H3orf33 gene encoding protein C3orf33 homolog isoform X4, whose product MAGPPVATASRPRDPDGAAPNVVARVSQWADDHLRLVRVPQPPAGRANISTVMAVAGTMLLLRSIRMTSKFTSSSDIPVEFIRKNVKLRGRLRRITEDGLEIEHIPITLPIISSWKKEPCGVLLVKLAGVELTETGKLWLQEELKPSQLLWFQLLGKENSALFCYLLVNKVGPKERTATARCIGGTG is encoded by the exons ATGGCGGGCCCGCCTGTGGCCACCGCCTCGCGGCCTCGGGACCCGGACGGAGCGGCGCCCAACGTGGTGGCGCGGGTCTCGCAGTGGGCGGACGACCACCTGCGCCTCGTCCGGGTACCGCAGCCGCCGGCAGGACGCGCG AACATCAGCACCGTAATGGCCGTAGCTGGAACAATGTTACTTCTAAGAAGCATCCGGATG ACATCAAAATTTACAAGTTCTTCAGATATTCCAGTAGAATTTATAAGAAAGAATGTTAAACTACGTGGACGATTACGCCGAATAACTGAAGATGGTTTAGAAATTGAGCATATTCCCATTACTTTACCTATTATATCTTCATGGAAAA AGGAGCCCTGTGGTGTTCTGCTGGTTAAGCTGGCAGGAGTAGAACTCACTGAAACTGGGAAGTTGTGGTTACAGGAAGAGTTGAAGCCTTCCCAACTGCTATGGTTTCAACTTCTTGGAAAGGAGAATTCAGCCCTCTTTTGCTATCTTCTAGTGAATAAG GTGGGCCCGAAGGAGAGGACAGCTACTGCTCGGTGCATCGGGGGTACCGGGTGA
- the C23H3orf33 gene encoding protein C3orf33 homolog isoform X2 produces MAGPPVATASRPRDPDGAAPNVVARVSQWADDHLRLVRNISTVMAVAGTMLLLRSIRMTSKFTSSSDIPVEFIRKNVKLRGRLRRITEDGLEIEHIPITLPIISSWKKEPCGVLLVKLAGVELTETGKLWLQEELKPSQLLWFQLLGKENSALFCYLLVNKGRYFSVSLNEEILRRGLGKTVLVKGLDYDSKIYWTIHKKLLKAELTALRKGEGIWKEESEESYLEKFKGSWREIWKKDSYFKKIGSDFNLKKESYYDKFRRIYEAWKDNINNYSLILKFRELMNRIHFRRKG; encoded by the exons ATGGCGGGCCCGCCTGTGGCCACCGCCTCGCGGCCTCGGGACCCGGACGGAGCGGCGCCCAACGTGGTGGCGCGGGTCTCGCAGTGGGCGGACGACCACCTGCGCCTCGTCCGG AACATCAGCACCGTAATGGCCGTAGCTGGAACAATGTTACTTCTAAGAAGCATCCGGATG ACATCAAAATTTACAAGTTCTTCAGATATTCCAGTAGAATTTATAAGAAAGAATGTTAAACTACGTGGACGATTACGCCGAATAACTGAAGATGGTTTAGAAATTGAGCATATTCCCATTACTTTACCTATTATATCTTCATGGAAAA AGGAGCCCTGTGGTGTTCTGCTGGTTAAGCTGGCAGGAGTAGAACTCACTGAAACTGGGAAGTTGTGGTTACAGGAAGAGTTGAAGCCTTCCCAACTGCTATGGTTTCAACTTCTTGGAAAGGAGAATTCAGCCCTCTTTTGCTATCTTCTAGTGAATAAG ggTAGATATTTTAGTGTGAGTCTGAATGAAGAAATTTTGAGAAGAGGCCTTGGCAAAACTGTTCTTGTTAAAGGGCTAGATTACGATTCTAAAATCTATTGGACAATTCACAAAAAATTACTTAAAGCTGAATTAACAGCcttaagaaaaggagaaggaatatGGAAGGAAGAATCTGAAGAAAGttatttggaaaaattcaaaGGCTCCTGGagagaaatatggaaaaaagacagttattttaaaaaaattgggtcagatttcaatttgaaaaaagaaagttattatgACAAATTTAGAAGGATTTATGAAGCATGGAAAGACAACATAAATAACTACTCCTTAATACTGAAGTTCAGAGAACTTATGAATCGCATACACTTCCGTAGAAAAGGATGA
- the C23H3orf33 gene encoding protein C3orf33 homolog isoform X1, which produces MAGPPVATASRPRDPDGAAPNVVARVSQWADDHLRLVRVPQPPAGRANISTVMAVAGTMLLLRSIRMTSKFTSSSDIPVEFIRKNVKLRGRLRRITEDGLEIEHIPITLPIISSWKKEPCGVLLVKLAGVELTETGKLWLQEELKPSQLLWFQLLGKENSALFCYLLVNKGRYFSVSLNEEILRRGLGKTVLVKGLDYDSKIYWTIHKKLLKAELTALRKGEGIWKEESEESYLEKFKGSWREIWKKDSYFKKIGSDFNLKKESYYDKFRRIYEAWKDNINNYSLILKFRELMNRIHFRRKG; this is translated from the exons ATGGCGGGCCCGCCTGTGGCCACCGCCTCGCGGCCTCGGGACCCGGACGGAGCGGCGCCCAACGTGGTGGCGCGGGTCTCGCAGTGGGCGGACGACCACCTGCGCCTCGTCCGGGTACCGCAGCCGCCGGCAGGACGCGCG AACATCAGCACCGTAATGGCCGTAGCTGGAACAATGTTACTTCTAAGAAGCATCCGGATG ACATCAAAATTTACAAGTTCTTCAGATATTCCAGTAGAATTTATAAGAAAGAATGTTAAACTACGTGGACGATTACGCCGAATAACTGAAGATGGTTTAGAAATTGAGCATATTCCCATTACTTTACCTATTATATCTTCATGGAAAA AGGAGCCCTGTGGTGTTCTGCTGGTTAAGCTGGCAGGAGTAGAACTCACTGAAACTGGGAAGTTGTGGTTACAGGAAGAGTTGAAGCCTTCCCAACTGCTATGGTTTCAACTTCTTGGAAAGGAGAATTCAGCCCTCTTTTGCTATCTTCTAGTGAATAAG ggTAGATATTTTAGTGTGAGTCTGAATGAAGAAATTTTGAGAAGAGGCCTTGGCAAAACTGTTCTTGTTAAAGGGCTAGATTACGATTCTAAAATCTATTGGACAATTCACAAAAAATTACTTAAAGCTGAATTAACAGCcttaagaaaaggagaaggaatatGGAAGGAAGAATCTGAAGAAAGttatttggaaaaattcaaaGGCTCCTGGagagaaatatggaaaaaagacagttattttaaaaaaattgggtcagatttcaatttgaaaaaagaaagttattatgACAAATTTAGAAGGATTTATGAAGCATGGAAAGACAACATAAATAACTACTCCTTAATACTGAAGTTCAGAGAACTTATGAATCGCATACACTTCCGTAGAAAAGGATGA